From a region of the Panicum virgatum strain AP13 chromosome 2K, P.virgatum_v5, whole genome shotgun sequence genome:
- the LOC120689721 gene encoding protein FATTY ACID EXPORT 6-like: protein MEDFYVTIPYGLLVLGGGVAGYLKRGSAPSLAAGAGFGGALLLAGALSAWAFARGGGGAGAVFATVLQIVCAVVLTVVMGVRYVKTRKIMPAGIIAAISAIVLIFYVYKVSTGGNKVYIPVSTE from the exons atgGAGGACTTCTACGTCACCATCCCCTACGGCCTGCtggtcctcggcggcggcgtcgcgggctACCTCAAGCGCGGGAGCGCACCCTCGCTGGCCGCGGGGGCCGGATTCGGAGgggcgctcctcctcgccggcgcgctcaGCGCTTGGGCCTtcgcgcgcggcgggggtggcgccggcgccgtcttcGCCACCGTCCTCCAGATCG TTTGTGCAGTGGTATTAACTGTTGTCATGGGAGTAAGATATGTCAAAACAAGAAAGATAATGCCCGCTGGAATTATTGCTGCTATCAG TGCAATCGTGTTGATATTTTACGTGTACAAGGTATCAACTGGTGGTAACAAGGTTTACATCCCGGTGAGTACCGAGTGA
- the LOC120689732 gene encoding TORTIFOLIA1-like protein 1: MATALSKSAVKSHPRSPTTAQPPPPNTGPAAPGGGAAAAAPPPSGPAAGATPSKNAAMAELKSRVLAALAKLSDRDTHHIAVEELDRIIRAPPSPDAVPMLLNALASDSQGLASPARRESLRLLATLCASHPDAAAPHLHKALAHLARRLKDPASDTSVRDACRDAAGQLAAVYLRPLAASGVAEAGNATVSLFMKPLFEVMGEQSKAVQAGAAACLAKTVEGAGPGPGVIGMFGKLGPRICKLLGGQGVQAKAALLGVMGSLAQVGANSSQNMQPTLQSIRDCLENSDWATRKAAADTLCVLATHSGHLIGDGTAPTIAALEACRFDKVRPVRDSMIDAVQLWKKLTGEDANDGRNKDPADGEGKLDSKRSMQRSGKSESFEDSSPDSPSNNAKGSSIAEKAAVLLKKRPTLTDRELNPEFFQKLETRKTDGLADEVVVPRKTLQSHLRSEEEPEEDGDHVGPANSNGSAEDEANLTQMHASSNFQNIRNKWANQRGNRNKDAKSRTSDVEDRVEPSTKDSTAATMNIPGEGPFINNKTNWLAIQRQLSHLERQQTSLMNMLQDFMGGSHDSMVTLENRVRGLERVVEEMAREISLSSSRRGGGPALGFDSSPGRSSKYNGFHEYSNSKFGRSGDGRMVFAERYFSADGASGLRSQSWRPDSEQWDPYAYSGSRSGMNARRGLDSVSSDNRMPRNERSNDQAGPRRGWDKGQGPFRFGEGPSARSAWRASKDEATLEAIRVAGEDNGSSRAAARVAIPELDGEALNDDNQGDERGPLWDAWTRAMDAVHVDDMDSAYAEVLSTGDAELLVKLMEQTGPVLDQLSNEVANEVLHAVGQFLVEESFYDVALTWLQQLTDMVMENGSDYLGIPLDAKQDLLLGLHDATAIELPDDWEGATPVQIMKQLASSWRIDLQQLIN; encoded by the exons ATGGCGACCGCTCTCTCCAAATCCGCCGTCAAATCCCACCCCAGGTCGCCCACCaccgcgcagccgccgccacccaaCACCGGCCCCGCGGCGCCCGGCGGgggagcggctgcggcggcgccgccgccgtctggtcccgccgccggcgcgacgCCGTCGAAGAACGCGGCGATGGCGGAGCTCAAGTCGCGCGtgctcgccgcgctcgccaAGCTCTCCGACCGCGACACGCACCACATCGCCGTCGAGGAGCTGGACCGAATcatccgcgcgccgccgtcgcccgacgCCGTGCCCATGCTCCTCAACGCACTGGCCTCCGACTCCCAGGGGCTCGCTTCCCCCGCCAGGCGCGAGTCGCTGCGCCTACTCGCCACGCTCTGCGCATCCCacccggacgccgccgcgccgcacctccACAAGGCGCTCGCCCACCTCGCGCGGCGGCTCAAGGACCCGGCCTCCGACACCTCCGTGCGCGACGCTTGCCGAGACGCCGCGGGCCAGCTCGCGGCGGTGTACCTTCGGCCGCTGGCTGCTTCAGGAGTTGCCGAGGCAGGCAATGCGACCGTCTCGCTCTTCATGAAGCCGCTGTTCGAGGTGATGGGGGAGCAGAGCAAGGCAGTGCAGGCTGGGGCGGCCGCCTGCCTGGCCAAGACGGTGGAAGGGGCAGGGCCTGGCCCTGGTGTCATCGGGATGTTTGGGAAGCTCGGTCCTAGGATTTGCAAGCTGCTCGGTGGCCAAGGCGTGCAAGCGAAGGCAGCACTGCTGGGCGTCATGGGAAGTTTGGCACAG GTTGGAGCAAACAGCTCTCAGAATATGCAGCCAACTCTGCAAAGTATTCGTGACTGTCTTGAGAACAGTGACTGGGCTACTAGAAAAGCAGCTGCTGATACATTATGTGTCTTGGCTACCCATTCAGGTCACTTGATAGGTGATGGAACAGCTCCAACCATTGCTGCTCTCGAAGCTTGCCGTTTTGATAAG GTGAGGCCTGTTAGAGATAGCATGATTGATGCGGTACAGTTGTGGAAAAAGTTGACTGGAGAAGATGCAAATG ATGGTAGAAATAAGGATCCAGCTGATGGTGAAGGGAAGCTGGACTCAAAAAGGTCAATGCAAAGAAGTGGAAAATCAGAATCCTTCGAAGATTCCTCCCCAGATTCGCCTAGTAACAATGCGAAGGGCAGTAGCATAGCTGAAAAGGCTGCAGTTCTTTTAAAGAAAAGACCGACATTAACTGACAGGGAACTGAACCCTGAATTTTTCCAAAAGCTTGAGACAAGGAAAACAGATGGTTTGGCTGATGAGGTTGTAGTCCCACGCAAGACTCTACAATCTCACTTAAGAAGTGAAGAAGAACCAGAAGAAGATGGTGATCATGTTGGTCCTGCTAACAGTAATGGATCAGCTGAAGACGAAGCAAATCTGACTCAAATGCATGCTAGTTCTAATTTTCAAAACATTCGAAATAAATGGGCTAACCAAAGGGGAAATAGAAACAAAGATGCAAAATCTAGGACATCTGATGTTGAAGATAGGGTGGAACCCAGCACAAAAGATTCTACTGCTGCAACTATGAACATCCCTGGGGAAGGCCCATTCATAAATAATAAAACGAATTGGTTGGCCATACAAAGGCAGCTGTCACACTTGGAGAGGCAGCAAACCAGTCTCATGAACATGCtgcag GATTTCATGGGAGGATCTCATGACAGCATGGTTACTCTAGAGAACAGAGTACGTGGTCTTGAGAGAGTTGTTGAGGAAATGGCGAGGGAAATATCGCTCTCGTCAAGCaggagaggtggtggtccagcaCTGGGCTTTGATTCATCTCCTGGCCGATCATCTAAATACAATGGTTTCCATGAATATTCTAATTCAAAATTTGGGAGGAGTGGCGATGGACGGATGGTATTTGCAGAAAGGTATTTCTCTGCAGATGGTGCTTCTGGTTTAAGAAGCCAATCTTGGAGACCAGATTCTGAACAATGGGACCCTTATGCTTATTCTGGATCAAGAAGTGGTATGAATGCGAGGAGAGGATTAGATTCTGTCTCGTCTGACAATAGGATGCCGAGAAATGAGCGGAGTAATGATCAAGCAGGTCCCCGAAGAGGTTGGGACAAAGGGCAGGGACCCTTTAGATTCGGTGAGGGTCCTTCTGCTCGCAGTGCTTGGCGGGCCtcaaaagatgaagccacaCTGGAAGCTATTAGAGTGGCCGGTGAAGATAATGGAAGCTCAAGGGCTGCTGCAAGAGTTGCTATTCCTGAACTGGATGGCGAAGCTTTGAATGATGACAATCAAGGGGATGAAAGAGGCCCACTCTGGGATGCCTGGACCCGTGCAATGGATGCTGTTCATGTTGATGATATGGACTCTGCTTATGCTGAGGTTCTTTCTACTGGTGATGCCGAACTACTTGTAAAGTTGATGGAGCAAACTGGACCGGTTCTTGATCAACTTTCAAATGAGGTGGCAAACGAAGTCCTACATGCTGTGGGGCAGTTCCTTGTGGAAGAAAGCTTCTATGATGTAGCCTTGACCTGGCTTCAGCAG TTGACTGATATGGTAATGGAAAACGGATCTGATTATCTCGGGATCCCTCTAGACGCGAAGCAAGACCTTCTATTGGGACTTCATGATGCTACCGCGATCGAGCTGCCAGATGATTGGGAGGGAGCGACCCCAGTGCAGATAATGAAGCAGCTGGCTTCATCCTGGCGCATTGACTTGCAGCAGCTCATCAATTAG
- the LOC120689714 gene encoding taxadiene 5-alpha hydroxylase-like: protein MDLSLLLALTAIAFPVLLHLLTRATKPRPGTAKLPPGSLGLPVIGQSLGLLRAMRANAAERWVQDRVDRYGPVSKLSLFGAPTVLLTGPAANKFVFFSGALALQQPRSTQRILGERSILELTGADHKRIRGALAEFLKPDMLRLYVGKIEGEVRRHLDESWAGRATVTVMPLMKRLTFDIISLLLFGLERGAVRDALAGDFNHVMDGMWAVPVDLPFTVFRQSLKASASARRVIAGITRETKAKLERGEASRSSNLIACLLSLTHDAGATTHLSEEEIVDNSMVALIAGHDTSSILMTFMVRHLANDPDTLAAMVQEHDEIAKNKGDGEALTWDDLAKMKFTWRVALETLRLVPPIFGSFRRALEDVEFAGYLIPKGWQVFWAASVTHMDAAIFHDPAKFDPSRFKDQSSATAPPCSFVAFGGGPRICVGMEFARIETLVTMHHLVRRFRWKLCCKEDTFARDPMPSPLHGLPIQLENKSSH, encoded by the exons ATGGATTTGTCTCTCCTCCTAGCGCTCACGGCCATCGCCTTCCCCGTGCTCCTCCATCTCCTGACGAGAGCCACCAAGCCACGGCCGGGCACGGCCAAGCTGCCCCCGGGCTCCCTGGGCCTGCCGGTGATCGGCCAGagcctcggcctcctccgcgccatGCGCGCCAACGCCGCCGAGCGGTGGGTCCAGGACCGGGTCGACCGGTACGGCCCCGTGTCCAAGCTGTCGCTCTTCGGCGCGCCGACGGTGCTCCTCACGGGGCCTGCGGCCAACAAGTTCGTCTTCTTCAGCGGCGCGCTGGCGTTGCAGCAGCCCCGGTCCACGCAGAGGATCCTCGGGGAGAGGAGCATCCTGGAGCTCACGGGCGCCGACCACAAGCGCATCCGCGGCGCGCTGGCCGAGTTCCTCAAGCCGGACATGCTGCGGCTGTACGTCGGCAAGATCGAAGGCGAGGTGCGCCGCCACCTCGACGagagctgggccggccgggccaCCGTCACGGTCATGCCGCTGATGAAGAGGCTCACGTTCGACATCATCTCCCTGCTGCTCTTCGGCCTCGAGCGCGGCGCCGTCCGGGACGCCCTCGCCGGCGACTTCAACCACGTCATGGACGGCATGTGGGCCGTCCCCGTGGACCTGCCGTTCACGGTGTTCCGCCAGAGCCTCAAGGCCAGCGCCAGCGCTCGCCGGGTGATCGCCGGGATCACGCGGGAGACCAAGGCCAAGCTGGAGCGAGGCGAGGCCTCCCGGAGCAGCAACCTCATCGCGTGCCTGCTCAGCTTGACCCACGACGCCGGCGCGACGACGCACCTGAGCGAGGAGGAGATCGTGGACAACTCCATGGTTGCCCTCATCGCCGGCCATGACACCTCGTCCATCCTCATGACGTTCATGGTTCGCCACCTGGCCAACGACCCGGACACCCTCGCCGCCATGGTCCAAG AGCACGACGAGATCGCAAAGAacaagggcgacggcgaggccctGACGTGGGACGACCTGGCCAAGATGAAGTTCACATGGCGCGTCGCGCTGGAGACCCTCCGCTTGGTGCCTCCCATCTTCGGCAGCTTCCGGCGAGCCCTGGAGGACGTCGAGTTCGCCGGCTACCTCATCCCCAAAGGATGGCAGGTGTTCTGGGCGGCGAGCGTGACGCACATGGACGCGGCCATCTTCCACGACCCGGCCAAGTTCGACCCGTCCAGGTTCAAGGACCAGTCGTCGGCGACGGCTCCGCCATGCTCGTTCGTGGcgttcggcggcggcccgaggaTCTGCGTCGGCATGGAGTTCGCCAGGATCGAGACGCTGGTGACGATGCACCACCTGGTCAGGCGGTTCCGGTGGAAGCTCTGCTGCAAGGAAGACACCTTCGCGAGAGACCCCATGCCGTCGCCGCTGCACGGCCTACCCATCCAGCTCGAGAACAAGTCCTCTCACTGA